In Mya arenaria isolate MELC-2E11 chromosome 1, ASM2691426v1, the genomic stretch TGTTTGAACTTATGTCCTTGACATTTTGTTCAACCAAAACTATTATCTTTAGGCCGTCAGGAGTTTGTATTAAAGTTTATCCACAGGTAATCTTTTGGTTAATTTGCAGGAAGCAATCTCATTGATCAACAGCCATTATTGGATAAAAAATGACCAATCAATGATCTTCTCAACTAAATTTAACCAACaaattaaccagttttatacaattagcagccaatattttgttgtatgcTTATTGAGATAGACCAAGGAGACAATGCGTTGAGTGAAAGCTTACTGTATTTGACACCATTTCATCGAAGGTCATGAAGACAACGAGAAACACAATGAGCGCACAACCACCGCCTATCAGGATTCTGGAAAAGAAATCATCCCATGGTACAATGGAACCTGCAGATACAAGCCCAGGTAGCAGTCTCAAGTCTCAGACTCAGGAAAGCACTTTTATTGAATTACAAATAATCTTTATTCCAATTGGTGTGCAAATACTAATGTCAGTTtcaaatatatctaaaaaaaatatcagcaaATGGTATCATTAATGCTCAATTAaaaggaaagttacaatgaaattaatattttcagttaTGTCACTAAAGTCTGACTGTTATTGTTATCATGGCCCCATAATCCATGCAGATTCTTTTAGACACTGTTTAAGGCAAAGGTCAAGCAGACACTGACCAAAAGACATACAATTGGGGTTGAAGTTGAATAATGTTTACACAGATTACATTAGATGGATGAACCTCATTTACAACATCTcacattatataaaatttgacaaatgaaCCGACTCATTTCTAGCAGAATTCTAAGATAAAAGCTGCGGATGATGCTAGATTAGTGTTTGAATATAAGGCTCCAGAAACTTCTAGGTTTGAaactttatcaataaaacacagGAAAATATATGTACCTACATGGTAATTAGCCAAGCCAGGATTCGCAGACAATAGATCTTGCATTTCTCCTTCCGGCTCCACTGTTTTACATCCTGTGTGGCTTTAACTTCATACAAGTTGTCCTAGAAAGGAGagaaactattttttaacaacaaaacagtacacatgCAGTCTACATAGACATTAACCAGTAGAAGACTTGAAGTTGCTGTAGAGTAGAATTAGTAAAACAGGAGCACCAGTCAAAGCAAACATAAACATTAgcaagttgttgtttttcagtggAATAAGAGGcataagtcaatatttgttgaaCCTTGAGTTGCATGTGTGTTGTCTCTGGCAACGTGAGTGCACAGTAACAATTGAACTCTTaactgtttttcatttattgccTTTACACTTAGATGAATGACGAGGCCGATGCCAACATTGCCTGACTTTTTCTTCAAACAACAGACAACCTGAATATGATTTTTCTCCAGCCTTACTATTACTAAACCatgtatgaataataaatatttcactgttACCTTCAAAACACTGGTAATTCCTTTTGACAAGTTGATGGATGCCTCCTCGGACGTGATGGAGTGATCCCAGGATGTCCATAGTAGCAGGTTAAACTTGAATCGCTTATCTTGCTCACGCCTTCTACTTCCAGACCCCTGGCGGAGACTgggaaacaaatgttaaatgtcAGTGTAGTCTGACAATGGGTATtctaaaataaactttaaatcaaTTTTTAGTAGGCTGATATTGAAACATGATCGCTTTGCATGCCTTGATCCATGAAATAGTCCGGATGTAAGTCAGGGCTGGCATTCCTACAACAGCTGAAGTCATTTTTGGAAACTTAAGCCATTTTCCTTATTTAAGTGTCTCACTCACCAGACATATGATATGATGTAAGTTTATAAATGATACTTTCTGGAAGACTCTTTTCTATGACTTCTTCTTCAATATATGCACTTTTATGTAAATTATCTTATACACTTCTTTTAATTTGACgattataattttcttttacagTTGACTTAAGTAAGGAAATGTCTTAAagtagcacacccctaatgaaaacctccacttgaaactcttcaatcacacccctaatgaaaacctccacttgaaactcttcaattttaatgcttaagcctatgttgttaagcacaggactacaaatcttttgagggtttcaaggTAATGGTTCAAATCCAGCCAGaagcacaaatatatatttattgttttcttctttgtttttattagctaacattttttaccaacgttaatattgtattttcattaaaaagtaattaaatacatttttatacataattactAGCTTCTGTGAAAATTTTATAACTTGCAGGCATGTCTGAAATAGGTGGTTGGGAATtgcaaactttatttttttttaaatgagacggtaaaacattttgattttttggcatGATGTTCCATaaagattaaagataattattaataaggaacaggtcatgagtatttctagaacttgttatttttgcttCTAAACATCAATGTTCCAAGTTTACGCGGTCAAAACagaatgttaaaattgaaataccatataaggctatttcagtacagtatgattatatttgttggtgatgtgatcaataatgtattatttctgaaagcaaatatatttcttgtttctctgataccaaattataaccaaaatgttgaaaaataaaggaTTGTTCTTGTGTCTAGGGTGATTTCGTTTTTATCGACAATTCTGAAATGGGGGTAGGGAAAttccaatttaaataaaattgttatttgtcaattgacggtaaatttcttttaaatttagtttttgagTCCAGGAATTGATATACATTAAtaaattatcaagctgatcatagtttgaaatggtgcccattaggggtgtgctaccttaataTGTTTCAGGAATATGGTCCAATTTTATTACCAGTGGGGCAACCTTTCATTGAGCAAGTGAGCTATTTTGTCTATATCTCATGTCAACAAAGTGTCTGACTATCATAAGTTCAAACAAGAAAGCCAAGAAACAAATGCGTGATTGCTCATCTGTcatttttcagttgaaaaatggtcataaaaaatattaaagccagagttatgggccttgctttaCATGTGCAGTGTTTCAgacagtttttgagttatggtcaaTGTTACACGTTTATACGAAACCAATGACTACATCAAAAAGGCTTTGACATTAACCTTGACTTTTCTTAGATGAGcataacttttaatttcaaaacacgCAATTGTTTGCATAATTACAGTGTCCATCCCTGTAATTTTTTGAGCTGTTAGCACCTTGtgttgaaatttcattttgGTGTTCATTCGACTGTTAGCACTTAAAAACACACATACCTGCTGCAAGGGATTACGCAGAAATTTCAAAAGTATGTGGGCAGGcatatgtacatacatatagGTAGACGAGGCTCACATTCTTCCGAAAAAATGAAGGTCAAGTTCAATGATAATAATGGACTGTCTAACCCAGTATGTATTCTGAAGTGTCCGCACTAATGCTTACCTGCTGAGGATGACAAAGAAACTGCCAAAGTATGTGAGCAGACACATGAACAGGTAGACCAAGCTGACATTGTAGCCAGGAATATCGAGGTCATACGAGCCATAAAAAAACCACATCTGGGCCAATACTCCCTGGAAAAAACATTACtttcgtttaaagtaaaaaaaaaattgaaatcatataaatattttgcttgtttttaatgccttactttaaaatgtttttaattactaGTAAAACTTGTTAAACAGTATAACTCAAGACCCAATTCAGGCGTCATTTGTCAACGTTTGTATATTCTTCAAGTttacagtcatcgaaattagacttttggatgaacaagcccgaattcttatactattgcttggcatcaaatttttgaacaagccctgctatataaaatgcagaatttgagcaagcctggaagacattttaccagtacagggcttgcgggcttgtgctaatttcgaccactgagtTTATGGCAGATCATTTGAAGATGTCCATAATTCCATCGCCTTATATACTAGCCTTCCCATCAAGCAGGTTTTTGAAGGCGAAGCTCCCCTCAATGGCATCGTAATTAAAGAACACAGCTGTGGGAAATACAACAAAACCGAGCCACATCCCTGCCATCCAGAAGTCCAGTACAATCACCCAACGCATGAATACAAACAGCGAACCGATAGCTGAACCAAAGTTACCTGAAGTCGACAAATTGCTTTACTTACAGTGTGTCTTTTCATCATTTTAGGAATGCGGTCAGGGCCTTTTAGATTGTGTAAATGCGTCATTTGGACCAAATGTGGGAATTAAATTCTTGCGtagaaatgaacaagaatgcttctataaataaacagaagagatatatataaagcataaatgtgataaagtttgtttcttttagaATACGCCAACTATtccatacaaaaataaatttggacAATTACgaaagaaattatattttttttatcagggATTCTAACAGCTTgtaattgtcaatcctgaaatAGCCTGTGGTCTGAattgagtatgagggattcatgccCGAATCAGGATAAAGGGGTTAAGACCcactttaaaaaagatattctGAAgtcatttcaaggtacttccaACTGTTTATTCATGCAAATGTGagagtaaaaacaatatttccaaCTGTACAATACCGATAGCCTGAAGTTTAAAGCTCTCAGTTATGATATCATGATTAATCGTGAACTTGAGAACCCTGTTAACAGTTAGACATACTTTCCATCTTCTTTATGTATGACTTGAAGATCAGAGACTCCTTTTCTTTTACCCTCCATCTTCGGTACCACACCTGgcaaacatcaacaaaaaactATTTGTCATGCTGTATGATTCTCCCTATGTTTCAAAATGCAAGGTGGATTCGGCTTACCACCTGCTCAGTACAGGCACAATTTTCTTGGCATCTTATGTTGAACATTatgcataaacataattatgcttttttttcaaaaatcaaataaaccaCTTGATCAACCGCTAGGGCTTATGGTATTTATATTCTATGTAATTGGATATGCatataacttaaacattttattgtctATACCTTGAGGTCATGGCACATCAGTTTCCAAAATCCCATGGCCCTCCGAATATTCTGCTGCTCCGGGGCGGATctgtaaaacaaaagaaaagtaatggcctgtttttttttctttgtggTTTACTATTACAAGAAAGTGCAGCCTTTTACATGTTAGTTTTCTGTATGTAAAATACTAGAATTAGTAATGAGACAGATATTTATTATTCTAATTTTACTTTGATGttaccagtttttttttattgaatgtagaaaagtattttaaaaagtagACTCTTGGATTTTACAATAGAAAGTATGCATTTATACTCCcctatatatttttaaaactattgtCTGCAAACTGCACACAATATTAATTGACTTATATTGCTTAAATTGCTTTAGTCTCATTTTTCCCTGtgtacttaaaaatatatagaagTAAGTTTGAccagatttttttcaatattttctctTGCATACTATCTATCCTAGCAAATTGTATACAGTAAAATCGGGCATGTTTCCCCCTCACTGTTTTTTCTGTTTTGAGGCTGCCAGTATGTCCTCCAAATACATGTCTTCGAGCTGCTCTGCTTCGTTAAAGTTTGACTTCTCACATAGTGACAAACCTGATCCAAATAAATACAACTTGTTTAGTTAAATCTTATGATTATCTTCTCCTTTTCCGCACTAAATTGTTTATCGATTTTGAATATTGGTGGCCATTAAAAGATATCAGTCTTCAcctttaaaaatctttaaaagatATAATTAAAAGTTTTCTTCAAGGTTTAAGCATTagttttgaaaatcttattCCCCTTAACAAATTTCAGAAGCAGTATGTTTTCATCCTAAATTGAGGATTAAGTGTTTTAGTATCTATGCATGAAAACATAATGGTCAGTGCACCTTTAGTTAAGTCTAAAGGCCTTTACAATTATCTGTGCACTgaccaaatatttttatacacatATGAACCATAATtctaaataattcaatatttatatataagcaTTTATTATTTGCAAACAATGCTTAATTTTTCTGTTTGAATAGCTTGTTAAAGcgacaacacaaacatttttacCATCATAAAACGTCTGACATTTGACCAATcacaactgttgtttttgtaCTATGATATCAGAAGAATTTCGAAGATTATGTCAATATGTTCAACCAAAGTTTATCCAAGAAAGCCCAACAGGAGTGTAAAAAGGTGATAGCCATTCCCCAAGTATccacttcaatatttttttttaaatattggctTTCTTCTATGCTTTAGGAAACCCCTTACTGCAGGATCAAGTGTGTTTTTTGGTGACTTATACTGGATTAAAACTATATTGTCCATCAAATCTATAAAATTGATCATTCCCTCTCCTCCCCCACAACCCTTTACTTTATACTTTATAgaaatatagtataatatattactgaaatgttAAGTCAGTTGTAAATTACCTGAAGCCTGCCTATGAGGTTCATTTTTGCCACTTATGACAGCCTTTGTGAGCGATGCAGCTTTGGACAATTTCCTGTGCAATGTTATGGGCTCCTCCTGAAATACAGGgaaacaaaatagcattttattTCACAGTTTTGAAAGTCTTGTAACAGTGCATGAAATTGGTAAAAACAGGTCGTAATTGGGAACTACAAACTCGGCAATGTAATGAAAACCTGGTGAAAATAGCGATAAGCAAAAAGATGGATAAAGGAAACTCAAAAAGGTTTCTATGGGCCTTCCACATGTTAAAAAAAGAGCAACAATTTTGACCAATGTGAGCTTTAACATACAGAGATAAGTGTTGCTGGTGACACAGTCTTGTCGTGGGGAAAAAGTGCCTCCAgttattttgaattttcaaatagttttctCGGTCAATTAAAGTTACTGTATGGACATAAAAAGAACAACTTCTTGGGTTCCCCATCCCCTAACCCTACCCCATTCCACCCCTTAATCTGCTTTCTAATGTAATCATTAGAATTTCCACCATTTAGTTGATTTGTTGTACATGAGGTGGTATACTTGCCTGATCATACCAGTCTGCACTATGAAAACTTGACACAGGCTTTGGATCCTGGTCAACCATTTCAATGTTGTACCCTTCCTCATCATCTCTGAAAGtgaatgtttattgaatttgtTTGACAGACAATAAGATTGCAATATTGAGGgcgtaaaatatattttaaagttttagggccTGCATACATGTACCAACAATTACACATTTTTGTGATTTTGCATACCGCTCTTAAGGCATGGTCAGTAGATCTAGCACCGGGTACATTTTGGCCAGTACCCATGTTGTACAATTTCAGTATAACTTGCCTGACTAATACaacaatgaattttaaattatgcttgTTGACGTTTCTTCTCAGTAATGGCAAGACCTTCAGAAAAGACATTATATTACCTTTTGAGATGTTTTAATGTGtagcagtcatcgaaattagacttttggatgaacaagcccgaattcttatactattgcatggaatcatatttttaaacaagccctgctatatattattcagaatttgagcaagcccggaagacattttaccagtgcagggctttcgggcttgtgctaatttcgaccactggtgtagtaaaacaaacacacaaaaaacaaggaatggaagccagaactaggtCTCAGTGCACTTTttaaaagataactttactcTTTCTGTGGGAATGAAATTCAacaatgcattgttaaatattgtggagttacagttgaagaataaaaatgttaaaaaaaaagttcCCTATATGTGCATTATTGTTGCTATTTGGTACAGTTCTATACTGTACTCTAAATTCACTGTACAGTACACAGTGTAACGTTACTTTGTTTTTTCTccaactaaaatatttatacaaaaaagaatacaaactgaaatattttttatgaaatttaaaaaatatatatatttgatctCTTGGAAAAACTACATgtgtatacatatttgtttagaacacttttatggcattttgaataaatgccctttttttattcaatcaaCGTCAAtttaaccgtctccgtggcctagtggataagcgtccgcctacggagcgggaggttgtgggttcgatccctggccgcgtcataccaaaagacgttaaaagttggtacaagtagctccattgcctggcgcttggcatttaaagggtagtgcttggaaaagtggtgtactcagtactggtttaacccaggaaagttgtaccccgtgtatcggtgctttacaccgagcacgtaaaagaaccaaggggtctcttcgaaaaagagctagggtctcgcacccggacttccttgtatcccaccactgtctcttcagcgtgctgtcccttcagcaaaaacaaaggaccccgttggaaataagtgcttgcactttcacgggttatccttgatcgcaaggtctaaagaaatacatacaaatacatacaacGTGTTTGTTTTTCCCTTCGTACATACAAGTTCGCCTTAGACTGGTTTTCGTTCTACCTAACcttggtcaatatataaatatatagagttattaaattaaaattcaaaataatgaatctaaaagattaaaattaccgaatcattttaaaaaatcaacaattttgtttatgttttgaaatttcgCGCTCAGCTCAGATCAACTTTTACCGGAAGTTAAGGATAAAGACTGAACACTCCCGAGCGTtattatactttatttatttcctgTTCCGGTGGGGAGTTTTTTTTCGGGAAAACCTGACAAACAATAAGGCTTAGTTGCAATATACAATTAGAACCATGAGAAGACTTCTTTTAATTTCCAATTCAACATTGCATGGCAGTGGATATCTTGACCATTGCAAAGACACcatcaaatattttttgacagAGTAAGTCAAATTGTGATTGTGAAAGAAACATGAATAATATCAGattttctactttcactttgaacattttatctgtttaattatatttgtgttatatatattcttttacCCATCAATCAGACTCTTGTATAAGCGGGTGGAGGCTACCACAATATGCAACAACCTTTTTTATTCATTGCTATGCAGGTTCTCAATTTGGCTGTCAGACCATCCCTAATCCACATGCCCATTTTGATTGCAGTAAAGTGAAGACTGTTCTGTTTGTGCCTTATGCCCTACAAGACAGAGATAACTATGCATCCACAGCCAGGAAGGCATATACCGAAATGGGTAAAACTTTTCATATCTTTTCCGTATAAAGTTAATATTCTTAATAATGTATGGctttaattaatcaattatttaacagtggttaagacattttttacattaaatatacCATGCTTAATGGCATGAGGCTATCTAAGAATGGTGCCTTATGCTGTGGTTGAGCCCATAGTACCCAAAGGAAATCTTATTGGCTGACAAGGTGGCCGGGCACCTCCACCAGACTCACTTATGACCATGGAAATGGGGATGGGGAAATAAACAAACTTCTTTTCACAACTTCCATAATTAGTAACagatgtatattgtatatataaatgtataatacgCAGGGCTTTTTCAGCAAATAAGGGCGAGTAAGAAGGAAATTGACATTTGGGCTGCGGAAGGGTTGGGCTCGGGAGGGGTGTCTCCTAccgtcaatatttttttcaattttaagcattgaaaaactCGATTTCCAGTGggttcaggttttattttcatgtttttatctaaacctttttcagttaaaatagttgatagatataaaactattatcgTTTAGTagcatttattcatatttgcgCAGTTtcacaatgtatgttaaataacaaattagcGCAGTTTACCTCTTCATAGTGAAACAACGAGTGACTTTGGAACCATTGCGAGTTGAATGGCATGTGTTCAGTTTTTTTACTGCCAAAATATCTCTTtggaaatttaaaacttttaggCCGATTTGGAACGTCCATTTGCaagtcaaactttaatgtaacgagtttgaaataatacagtAACATATTGCTGGCTATTTAATGACAATTCTATTTTAACAAGTAATTTCAATTATCACAATGAACTACAGTTTTTGAAAGATCAAAAacgatacaaataattattgtcttttgCCTCTTCTTCCTCTTACTCGTCTTTAATAATCCGCCGAATGTTTTCACGCCATTCACTGCCAATTAGCTAGATGGTCACAGGTTTAATTATGACATGGTgacctgtttattcaatatcgtgtcagactGGTATTGATCTATATGCACGAAGCTTTATTAAAAATACGATTATTAAGAAAATCGGTATCAAATATTCGCGGCCCCATTGCTGTTACAAGCCAGAATATTGTGGCCCCAGCTCCTACGCACCATGGTTGGCCAActttgggaaatttaaatggttaaaagcttcaaatttggaaaattaaatatgataatgtcaaagaattataaatgtttatgattatttatgtgtttctcAAAGAAAATGAATTGGGAAATATGAATAGCTTAAGCATTTGTTTGCAACTGGCCACATGTGGAAATCATAGATACTAATTACTATGTATTGTTAAAGTCAAGTGGGTAAATCATAGTCTTTGAAATATCAGTTACAGACACCTGCTAGACTTGTTCTTAATTACTGGACAAACTGTATCTTCtataattaattgaatgaaacttggaaAGCAGTTGTTCTACTTAAcagaaaacaattctttaaaccatacttttgccattggccaacaaaacaaaaatttattACCCTTTTGTCCTCAGACAGCAGAAAAACTATGCACAgtgttagtaaatatttatatcatgcatctttgttacgatcgagaacctaattatgttaagaatttgataaCGTTATATGAGCGTGGCATAAAAAGAAACTGTATGTTGTAAAGTAAATGGTAGACAGTTCTTGTAAGGCCCTCAGTGGAGAGAAAAGGTTAAGATACAAAGTTAACGAATAGAGTGGATTATGAATTAAGTGTGACATAGCAAAGTgactttataaaatatacacctcacaataatatgattatgaaatgaataaaatatggaaaGTGTATTTGGTGTTACatgataaacaatataataaattggGAAGAGAAGAGACCTGGTGACATAAACACAAAAGCATCAAcctatttattcaaaatgattttttggcAAACAAATTTACATCTTTCAGTTGGGAAGTTGGTGAAAGTTGACCTCTGCTAAAACAGGTGAaaagtacatttatacatttctgTTATGTCCTTGATGGAACATTtgcatgtaaaatatttgttcgACACAGTCAACAAGAACTTGATCTGGTCAAGTGACAGTCAGTACATCATCTTGATAATATCGTCTTTTCTTTCAGGATATGGACTAGACAGCATACATGAGAAACCAAGTGCCATCGAGGCTGTGCGAAAGGCAGAGGCCATATTCATTGGTCTGTTATTCTAAGTATTAAGTTATCAtgtacatcatgtacttgtttCCATGCATAATGATACTTGGAGGTTATGTATTTCTCATAGGAAATCTTTCATGCCTGATGTGGTTTGTACCTcctgtttttaaaaacagtaaagaatatatttcaaaactaaacAGGACTGtatgaaagtttatttgttcAGTGCTATATTCAATCTTGGGAGACTAAAAGCTTGCATACATTTAGGGTTACTTTCCTCATGAATCCTAGGAACTGTTTGCTTGTGGAAGAGTAGTTGAAATTCTCTCCTGAGTCATGAGTATGATATTGCTCCTAGTATTCTTGATAAAATTAATGGCCCCCAGTACTCCTGTAGCAATCTCTACTGAGCATGATATCACTCATAGGGTTTTTGATGAAGTGGCCCCCAGTACTCTGGTATGAAATTGCACCTAGCATCATGGTGAAATGGTCCCTCAGTACTCCTGTTGAATTTCTGTCCAGGTGCAGGTAAGCTCCTAGCATCTTGGTGAAATGGTCCCTCAGTACTCCTGTTGAATTTCTGTCCAGATGCAGGTAAGTTCCTAGCATTTTGGTGAAATGGTCCCTCAGTACTCCTGTTGAATTTCTGTCCGGGTGCAGGTAAGCTCCTAGGATCTTGGTGAAATGGTCCCTCAGTACTCCTGTTGAATTTCTGTCCAGGTGCAGGTAAGCTCCTAGCATCTTGGAGAAATGGTCCCTCAGTACTCCTGTTGAATTTCTGTCCAGGTGCAGATAAGCTCCTAGGATCTTGGTGAAATGGTCCCTCAGTACTCCTGTTGAATTTCTGTCCAGGTGCAGGTAAGTTCCTAGCATCTTGGTGAAATGGTCCCTCAAGACTCCTGTTGAATTTCTTTCAGGTGCAGGTAAGCTCCTAGGATCTTGGTGAAATGGTCCCTCAGTACTCCTGTTGAATTTCTGTCCAGGTGCAGGTAAGCTCCTAGGATCTTGGTGAAATGGTCCCTCAGTACTCCTGTTGAATTTCTGTCCAGGTGCAGGTAAGCTCCTAGGATCTTGGTGAAATGGTCCCTCAGTACTCCTGTTGAATTTCTGTCCAGGTGCAGGTAAGTTCCTAGCATCTTGGTGAAATGGTCCCTCATTACTCCTGTTGAATTTCTGTCCAGGTGCAGGTAAGTTCCTAGCATCTTGGTGAAATGGTCCCTCAGTACTCCTGTTGAATTTCTGTCAGGTGCAGGTAAGCACCTAGGATCTTGGTGAAATGGTCCCTCAGTACTCCTGTTGAATTTCTGTCCAGGTGCAGGTAAGTTCCTAGGATCTTGGAGAAATGGTCCCTCAGTACTCCTGTTGAATTTCTGTCCAGGTGCAGGTAAGCACCTAGGATCTTGGTGAAATGGTCCCTCAGTACTCCTGTTGAATTTCTGTCCAGGTGCAGGTAAGCTCCTAGGATCTTGGTGAAATGGTCCCTCAGTACTCCTGTTGAATTTCTGTCCAGGTGCAGGTAAGTTCCTAGCATCTTGGAGAAATGGTCCCTCAGTACTCCTGTTGAATTTCTGTCCAGGTGCAGGTAAGTTCCTAGCATCTTGGAGAAATGGTCCCTCAGCACTCCTGTTGAATTTCTGTCCAGGTGCAGGTAAGCACCTAGCATCTTGGAGAAATGGTCCCTCAGTACTCCTGTTGAATTTCTGTCCAGGTGCAGGTAAGTTCCTAGCATCTTGGTGAAATGGTCCCTCAGTACTCCTGTTGAATTTCTGTCCAGGTGCAGGTAAGCACCTAGCATCTTGGAGAAATGGTCCCTCAGTACTCCTGTTGAATTTCTGTCCAGGTGCATGTAAGTTCCTAGCATCTTGGTGAAATGGTCCCTCAGTACTCCTGTTGAGTTTCTGTCCAGGTGCAGGTAAGCACCTAGCATCTTGGTGAAATGGTCCCTCAGTACTCCTGTTGAATTTCTGTCCAGGTGCAGGTAAGTTCCTAGCATCTTGGTGAAATGGTCCCTCAGTACTCCTGTTGAATTTCTGTCCAGGTGCAGGTAAGTTCCTAGCATCTTGGTGAAATGGTCCCTCAGTACTCCTGTTGAATTTCTGTCCAGGTGAAGGTAAGTTCCTAGCATCTTGGTGAAATGGTCCCTCAGTACTCCTGTTGAAT encodes the following:
- the LOC128234950 gene encoding transmembrane channel-like protein 1, whose product is MSFLKVLPLLRRNVNKHNLKFIVVLVRDDEEGYNIEMVDQDPKPVSSFHSADWYDQEEPITLHRKLSKAASLTKAVISGKNEPHRQASGLSLCEKSNFNEAEQLEDMYLEDILAASKQKKQSAPEQQNIRRAMGFWKLMCHDLKVWYRRWRVKEKESLIFKSYIKKMESNFGSAIGSLFVFMRWVIVLDFWMAGMWLGFVVFPTAVFFNYDAIEGSFAFKNLLDGKGVLAQMWFFYGSYDLDIPGYNVSLVYLFMCLLTYFGSFFVILSSLRQGSGSRRREQDKRFKFNLLLWTSWDHSITSEEASINLSKGITSVLKDNLYEVKATQDVKQWSRKEKCKIYCLRILAWLITIILIGGGCALIVFLVVFMTFDEMVSNTGGKNESNFLSIYGTTIVFSLINIIVPVCIRQLPKMEHYLHGKVELNITLTRIFFLRTANLFALITSLYETITLTVKGCAGTILGQEMYKVVIMDTILHTVTQLSVTFGKYLWTKQKTEFDISSAVLVLVYRQALVWVGTVACPVMPLVGLLSNLIFMAVNYTVVSYTCKPPIKRWNQSRNTAFFSYFLLASVVLLILPFSVIIGSSEVVNLGHTERPDSFCGPWGADKPTRSYTNFWEQQVPWLQATLKYLVSEIVLIPAFFVLLSILFHLNQRIGLEKQQNVIIHTELQQEREENEKLLKKLQSMGVAVERL